GCCATCATAGGACTCAAGAACCCCTTTGACTGTGCCGTTTGTTTGTGTGAGTTTGAGCCTGAGGACAAGCTCAGGTTGCTTCCAAAATGTAGCCACGCTTTTCACATGGAGTGTATTGACACCTGGCTCTTGTCTCACTCTACTTGTCCTCTATGTAGAGCCAGCTTACTCCCTGAATTCTCTGTGGGCAACTCGTGTTCTCCCTATGTTCTTGTCCTTGAATCTGGGAGTGAGAGTTCCAGGGAGATTGTTCCTGAAAGAGAGGCTGCCGTCGGAAGGTCTAGTTCGGTTATGACTTCAAATTCTCGTCTTGGATGCCATGGAGATAGTGAATTTGGATCAACCCGTGTGGATTTGAAATCAGGTGAGTTATTGAGTGAAGCTCCTGATCCAACACTACCAAATGGTGTGGAAAAAGTGGTTACTGTTAAGCTGGGAAAGTTTAAAAGTGTGGATGGTGGAGGTGATGGTGGGGAAGGGAGTAGTACTACCAACAATGTGGATTCTAGAAGGTGTTTTTCCATGGGGTCATTTGCTTATGTTATGGACGAAAGTTCCTCACTCCAAGTGCCCATACGAACCCCAATCAAGAAGCAATCGAGTAAGAAGAAGTCTGGTTTGCCTTTGACTCCAGGACACAGGCCTGCAATGTCAGAATGTGACTGTGAATCCAGAAGGGATTTCAAGTTTGCAGTCTTTGATGCAACTATAGTTGAGGACGATGCTGCTAGTAGTGGGGCTGCAACTGATAGGACAACTTGTAATGAGAATAGTGCTGCAATTGGAAGAAATAGAAAGGAAAGTTTTTCAATATCAAAGATTTGGCTCAGGGGGAAGAAGGATAAGCCAAATGCTGTGGCAGATTCGTCTAGAAGGGCTGTTTCATTTCGCTTCCCGGCGAAGTCCAGTGCTGTTGCTGCTTCGGTCAGTGCCGATGATGATTTGAAAGGAAAGAATTCTAAGTTTGATACAAGGAGTACCATTTCTGAGATGGATATTGGGAAGTGGGAAAATGGAGGAGGAAGCGAGTTTGATTTCGATGAGGAAAACCAGAGTTGTTATAGTATGGATTCTTCTCAAGCTAGGGCGCCATCTTTTGCTAGAAGGACTTTGCTTTGGCTCACAGGAGGAAGACAGAACAAGGTTGTTCACTCCGCTTCCAACCTCTAATTTCTCTCATCGTTTATCTCCTTATTTTAGAACCATTTTTTTGCTTCGATCTTATAGTTCTGGAatctaaatttgtttaaaatagaaTGTTAGTGGTAGAAAGGTgcaagaaaaatggaaaaagtaaaatgagtTGGGAGATCCGAATACAGTATTTCTGGTTTGAGTTTGTTGCTGTTCCATTGATTATTAGTCCAACTCCGTTGAGGGTAAACAATGTAGAAGAAAGATTCTTTGGCTTTTCCCTTGGGTGATTTCTCAGTCAAACATCTTACATTTCAGCTTTCATTTCATACTGCAATCttgtaatattttgtaaattttctcCGATTCTCTTATTCATACTATAGCATCTGTTATGTTCTTGCACACCACAAGCGctgttttgttgaattttaatgTAAGGATGGTAACCATTTTTAGTGATAGATGACATGAGCAATTGGAAGGtcaaacataatatataatttgtttgaaaatattaggCCCTTCCTTCTGAGTTGATACCAAAATTACTCACTGAAAATCCAGTGTATGCTTTCACATGTTGGGCCAAGAAAATGTTAGCAATTAATGGTGTGTCACTTAACCCGGAGGACAGTGTTGGGAGGAAGATGACGTGGGGAAATAATGTGAACTTTTAAAAAGGCCATGAATGTATCTTTATGGAAAAGCAGTGAACAGTTGTTTAGGTCCTGTATTGAATGCATATCTGGGACCTTATTTATGTAACCTTCATAATGGGTgaaatgaaaattcaaattcaaatcgGAATGGTGGTGTTGATTTGGGAGTGAGGCAAGAGACTCGTGGATGCATGAAAGGGTTTGCATTAAATAGAAAAGGGTCAGTGACTGCTCTAATTGCAATTCATTGATGGGTGGTGTTAATAAGGTCACGATAACGGTTGGATGCCGCTATCTGCTGTAATTTTTCCACCTAACCCTTCTCCTCTCTTTAATTCAAACTTCATATTCCTCATATCATAGCTAACAAATTCACACACAATTATATTCTCCTCAGACCAAGAAAAAAACGGAGTTCTGAATACCAAAGCTACTTTTACTCTATTTTGGATTAAAGCCTACGGAGATTCTAAatgttaatgaattttatttttaaaatttaagtttcacAAGCAGCTCTAATGTTACTTGTTTTTGAATTTGGTTTGAActtaaatatatagataaagaGATTGGAGAAggtagaattaaaattatagacAGAAAGCGACAAGCCATAAGGGAAACAATAGTTCAAACAACTCTTAATTAAAGCACTTAAGTACAAAACATAAAATGGTAAAGATGCaatgaaaaaaactaaaatataaatgcataattttgatataatttaatctATGATTCTGTTTTATTTAAGTTCAAGTCCTTGTGGACATTCATCAAATAGTTACACTGTGTACATCACACTCTTTTGGCATCTTGTTATAGgatgaaagtttttttttttttaaatatattgaaactATAAgttgaacttttaaaataatgctatccaaatcaaagtaaattataagaataaatttatgtttaaatccACAAAAACGACAACTtcataatgaaatatttataacttgTCTCTTCCTTTCATTGATTGTGATGCATGTTTAGGTTAATGGAAGGAGCGATGATACTTATCTTTGCACTGTAATGGTGCATGATTGAGTTAACTTGGTTTTGTAGATAAAGGGATATTATACGAAAGAGCAGAAACATTATCCGCAACCACAAACGTTTAAAGGATGGAGAGATTACCTAACAAAGACGAGAAACATAAGCATATGGTGTGAATAAGTTGGATTGGACCAACACTTGATGAGTCACAAATGGTGCTGCTGTCGTACGTATAAATCATCTTTTTGTcctttcttgttttattttatgccTCAGTTATATAAACTCAAaacataattgtttttttttttgttgttgttgtgatcTAGCACAATATTTAAACCCTAGAACAccattattttgattaaatgaGATCCGCGCCACACGCTCAGGATTCTTTTATTAagatcttttaagaaaaaataaacctCTTTATTTAacgaaaaatataataactatg
This genomic stretch from Vigna radiata var. radiata cultivar VC1973A chromosome 7, Vradiata_ver6, whole genome shotgun sequence harbors:
- the LOC106765453 gene encoding RING-H2 finger protein ATL13 — its product is MGGGDAFVSQPEQPPYFLSQPNSPFPPTARSDSFSLNDRALKVSPSILLIIIILAIVFFISGLLHLLVRFLWRPQTREPDDLDNATALQGQLQQLFHLHDAGVDQSFIDTLPVFLYKAIIGLKNPFDCAVCLCEFEPEDKLRLLPKCSHAFHMECIDTWLLSHSTCPLCRASLLPEFSVGNSCSPYVLVLESGSESSREIVPEREAAVGRSSSVMTSNSRLGCHGDSEFGSTRVDLKSGELLSEAPDPTLPNGVEKVVTVKLGKFKSVDGGGDGGEGSSTTNNVDSRRCFSMGSFAYVMDESSSLQVPIRTPIKKQSSKKKSGLPLTPGHRPAMSECDCESRRDFKFAVFDATIVEDDAASSGAATDRTTCNENSAAIGRNRKESFSISKIWLRGKKDKPNAVADSSRRAVSFRFPAKSSAVAASVSADDDLKGKNSKFDTRSTISEMDIGKWENGGGSEFDFDEENQSCYSMDSSQARAPSFARRTLLWLTGGRQNKVVHSASNL